From a single Couchioplanes caeruleus genomic region:
- a CDS encoding GNAT family N-acetyltransferase, protein MDLDEEVVQAVITGAVAAALRAGLEGGKEAFVEHLAEQFFANQTGDQTVTLQHATLVLVADHAVRGVVGALVAFPPTRVIESLLEHLRRTGANGLQMTQLLYSAVMGMTRIKTIAVDEPLRRNGVGGALLLRCWQIFERNGHTIIFGQADDSPALSRFFRRHGFVMLEPDSGFDPWVIVGVHADVRPDVGQRTFLWRRGHHRQVTAPRSRPRDSRDGLAKAGSASQHPAGQPSYQEKRPLPPVNSGTVPLVIGAAEDPRTAPLNLVAAAACQAGHRASAEARARLHHVVVSALRRLGFHAQVFAAQVTAWREDSPDDAPVTVTAAGSHAAAVAGGHTIVWTKSLGALVDVMAFFDERIRDLAADGLQELIASPAIVPLASLEPFVAAGAMPAIERGPIRIGWQLFGAVVTPPTHGTDADAIRRGGEVLADAAVDLLLAADCYVDLAPMHTRFPHLRAVMTQRANHLWTSAGDR, encoded by the coding sequence GTGGATCTGGACGAAGAAGTCGTCCAGGCCGTCATCACAGGTGCCGTGGCCGCCGCCCTGAGAGCTGGACTTGAGGGCGGCAAAGAGGCGTTCGTCGAGCACCTGGCCGAGCAATTTTTCGCCAACCAGACCGGGGATCAGACCGTCACCCTGCAACACGCCACACTGGTTCTCGTCGCTGACCATGCCGTGCGAGGAGTCGTCGGCGCGCTGGTCGCGTTCCCACCGACCAGGGTAATTGAGAGCCTGCTGGAACACCTGCGCAGGACGGGTGCCAATGGACTGCAGATGACCCAGCTTCTCTACTCCGCGGTTATGGGTATGACGCGGATAAAGACGATCGCCGTCGACGAGCCCCTGCGGCGCAACGGGGTCGGCGGCGCTTTGCTGCTGCGCTGCTGGCAGATCTTCGAACGCAACGGCCACACGATCATCTTCGGCCAGGCGGACGACTCGCCTGCCTTGTCGCGGTTCTTCCGCCGGCACGGTTTCGTGATGCTCGAACCCGACAGCGGCTTCGATCCATGGGTGATCGTCGGCGTGCACGCCGACGTTCGGCCTGATGTCGGCCAGCGGACCTTCCTGTGGCGCCGTGGCCACCACCGTCAAGTCACAGCGCCCCGATCACGCCCGCGCGACAGCCGTGACGGCCTGGCAAAGGCGGGTTCAGCGTCGCAACATCCCGCCGGGCAGCCGTCGTATCAGGAGAAGAGACCACTTCCGCCGGTCAATTCCGGCACGGTTCCGCTCGTGATCGGCGCCGCCGAGGACCCTCGCACGGCACCACTGAACCTGGTGGCGGCCGCCGCTTGCCAGGCCGGCCACCGAGCGAGCGCTGAAGCCCGTGCACGGCTGCATCATGTCGTGGTGTCAGCGCTTCGTCGTCTCGGCTTCCACGCCCAGGTGTTCGCCGCGCAGGTGACCGCTTGGCGAGAGGACAGCCCGGACGATGCCCCGGTCACGGTGACAGCTGCGGGCTCGCATGCTGCTGCGGTGGCGGGAGGGCACACCATAGTGTGGACCAAGTCGCTCGGGGCGCTAGTGGATGTTATGGCGTTCTTCGACGAGCGGATTCGTGATCTAGCCGCGGACGGGTTGCAAGAGTTGATCGCCTCACCGGCGATCGTGCCTTTAGCCAGCCTCGAGCCGTTTGTTGCGGCTGGGGCGATGCCGGCGATTGAGCGAGGTCCCATCCGCATCGGGTGGCAGCTGTTCGGCGCCGTTGTAACCCCGCCGACGCACGGAACCGATGCAGACGCCATCCGCCGGGGCGGGGAAGTGTTGGCTGACGCCGCCGTTGATCTGCTGCTCGCCGCCGACTGCTACGTCGACCTGGCACCCATGCATACCCGGTTCCCCCATCTGCGTGCCGTAATGACGCAGCGCGCGAACCACCTGTGGACCTCGGCGGGTGACCGGTGA
- a CDS encoding site-specific integrase, whose product MEYRAGRPKPYKARVRWTDPATGDRRSKSHSTATPEDAQEWIDGMIRAANGGLNPVAATQRLAEYGTDVMPLATRGLERKTLDPYLAGWRLRVVPTLGHIPMRMITNGVVDRAVYSWIEDECSRSTVKNTLAILVRVLEQAVRDGVVDRNVGRVTGWQREYQRAEDELDDPRSLALPSWDALTTLADALVARSHGQFTGWGHIVTFAACTAARIGEVSGVRAGDIDRATWTWTVRRQTTPGPGGLIDKGTKGKRARKVPIIEEVRPMLIERLDSAARPDARLFTGPRGGRISTAVLRDATHWDEVVTDLGYEHLRRHDLRHTGLTWLADAGVHVHVLRKIAGHGSLTTTQRYLHPDQRSISEAGDALSAHLKAPRGVSNRAS is encoded by the coding sequence GTGGAGTACCGCGCCGGGCGGCCCAAGCCCTACAAGGCTCGCGTGCGCTGGACGGATCCGGCGACCGGCGACCGGCGGTCCAAGTCGCACTCGACGGCGACGCCCGAGGATGCTCAGGAGTGGATCGACGGCATGATCCGCGCGGCCAACGGCGGGCTCAACCCGGTCGCGGCCACGCAGCGACTCGCCGAGTACGGCACCGACGTGATGCCGCTGGCTACCCGGGGGCTGGAGCGCAAGACGCTCGATCCCTACCTCGCCGGCTGGCGGCTGCGCGTCGTACCCACCCTCGGCCACATCCCCATGCGGATGATCACCAACGGTGTGGTGGACCGGGCCGTCTACTCGTGGATCGAGGACGAGTGCAGCCGCTCGACGGTCAAGAACACACTTGCCATCCTGGTCAGGGTGCTGGAACAGGCCGTGCGTGATGGCGTGGTGGACCGCAACGTCGGACGGGTCACGGGCTGGCAGCGCGAGTACCAGCGTGCCGAGGACGAGTTGGATGACCCTCGCTCGCTCGCCCTGCCGAGCTGGGATGCACTGACCACGCTCGCGGATGCGCTCGTCGCCCGGTCGCACGGTCAGTTCACCGGATGGGGGCACATCGTCACGTTCGCCGCGTGCACCGCAGCCCGCATCGGCGAGGTGTCCGGCGTCCGGGCCGGAGACATCGACCGTGCAACGTGGACGTGGACTGTGCGGAGGCAGACCACACCGGGACCGGGCGGGCTGATCGACAAGGGCACCAAGGGCAAGCGCGCCCGCAAGGTGCCGATCATCGAAGAGGTGCGGCCGATGCTGATCGAGCGTCTCGACTCGGCCGCCAGGCCGGACGCCAGGCTGTTCACTGGCCCGCGCGGCGGCCGGATCAGTACTGCCGTGTTGCGAGACGCCACGCACTGGGACGAGGTGGTCACCGATCTGGGCTACGAGCACCTGCGGCGGCACGACCTACGACACACCGGCCTGACATGGCTCGCCGACGCCGGAGTTCACGTGCACGTGCTACGGAAGATCGCCGGGCATGGTTCGCTGACTACCACACAGCGATACCTGCACCCGGATCAGCGCTCGATCAGCGAAGCGGGAGACGCCCTCAGCGCCCACCTGAAGGCCCCCCGCGGGGTGTCGAACCGAGCGAGCTAG
- a CDS encoding helix-turn-helix transcriptional regulator, translating to MKNLLKQGDSRIIRAIRIGTHQASWDLGSERLSAGRAQGRRDIDPHTLASTAPQHREAVTVRLRAVDSIDTTAAEHELITTEELARMLRVDPSSVRRWRTARPLQGPPFIALSERVIMYSIEDVRAWLASRRVTPEAA from the coding sequence TTGAAGAACCTGCTGAAACAGGGAGATAGCCGCATCATCAGGGCGATACGCATAGGGACACACCAGGCAAGCTGGGATCTTGGCTCAGAACGGCTCTCAGCGGGCCGCGCACAGGGCCGCAGAGACATCGACCCCCACACCCTCGCCAGTACCGCACCGCAGCACCGGGAGGCCGTCACCGTGCGACTCAGGGCCGTAGACAGCATCGACACGACCGCCGCTGAGCATGAATTGATCACTACTGAGGAGCTGGCGCGGATGCTGCGTGTGGATCCGTCCAGCGTGCGCCGTTGGCGGACCGCCCGGCCGCTGCAAGGTCCGCCGTTCATCGCCCTGTCCGAGCGCGTGATCATGTATTCGATCGAGGACGTGCGAGCTTGGCTGGCCAGCCGTCGAGTCACCCCGGAGGCAGCGTGA
- a CDS encoding MerR family transcriptional regulator: MSGLRSSQVAAAAGVNLQTLRYYERRGLLTEPERSLGGHRLYPPDTVALLNVIKAAQRLGFTLDEVAELLDTGRRRHLTTDLRQRAIDKFTEIDTRIADLMAIRAALTDVVDARCDSLTNCTCADCPIPFLTIGTADRSQGEPA, from the coding sequence ATGAGCGGGCTGCGCAGCAGCCAGGTCGCCGCCGCAGCCGGGGTCAACCTGCAGACGCTGCGCTACTACGAACGCCGTGGCCTGCTGACCGAACCGGAACGCAGCCTGGGCGGGCACCGCCTGTACCCGCCGGACACCGTAGCCCTGCTCAACGTCATCAAAGCCGCACAGCGCCTTGGCTTCACCCTCGACGAAGTCGCCGAACTGCTCGACACCGGACGCCGCCGGCACCTCACCACCGATCTCCGGCAACGCGCCATCGACAAGTTCACCGAAATCGACACCCGGATCGCCGACCTGATGGCCATCCGCGCCGCCCTCACCGACGTCGTCGATGCCCGCTGCGACAGCCTCACCAACTGCACCTGCGCCGACTGCCCCATCCCGTTCCTGACCATCGGCACCGCCGACCGCTCCCAGGGGGAACCCGCATGA
- a CDS encoding cadmium resistance transporter, whose translation MFAVTNIDDLLVLAVFFGQTRGHKAGAWRVVAGQYLGFVAILAAAIVGALGAGLLPEAVIPYLGLLPLALGVRAGVNAWRHRNDSDDDAEHEHDAGPAVLQVAAVTFANGGDNVGVYVPVFTVAGTSGMTVYTIVFLIGVAIWCAASWFLATRPVIARSLSRWGHIILPVVLIGIGLTILVEGGAFGL comes from the coding sequence ATGTTCGCCGTCACCAACATCGACGACCTGCTCGTGCTGGCCGTGTTCTTCGGCCAGACCCGCGGCCACAAGGCCGGAGCCTGGCGCGTGGTCGCCGGTCAGTACCTCGGCTTTGTCGCCATTTTGGCTGCTGCGATCGTCGGTGCCCTCGGCGCCGGTCTGCTCCCCGAAGCGGTGATCCCGTACCTCGGTTTGCTTCCGCTCGCGCTCGGCGTCCGCGCCGGGGTGAACGCCTGGCGGCACCGCAACGACTCCGATGACGACGCTGAGCACGAACACGACGCCGGGCCGGCAGTACTGCAAGTCGCTGCCGTGACGTTCGCCAACGGCGGTGACAACGTCGGCGTCTACGTCCCCGTCTTCACCGTCGCGGGTACCAGCGGCATGACCGTCTACACGATCGTCTTCCTCATCGGCGTCGCGATCTGGTGCGCCGCCAGCTGGTTCCTCGCTACCCGGCCCGTGATTGCGAGAAGCCTCTCCCGCTGGGGCCACATCATCCTGCCGGTCGTCCTGATCGGCATCGGCCTGACCATCCTCGTCGAAGGCGGCGCGTTCGGCCTCTGA
- a CDS encoding cation diffusion facilitator family transporter — protein sequence MSAHPLPDVTGPAARRAIRYGWFTIGYNLIEGVIAVTAGLAASAVSLIGFGVDSGIEVAAAAVVLTRLTAELRGGHADEAKERRALKFIAFTFFALAAYVIVEGIRDLVLGEKPEASVVGIILTGASIIIMPWLAHAKRKAGLAMNSRLVIADAAETKLCAWLSVSTFAGLLAYALLGWTWLDPVAGFVIAGFAIMEGREAWEGELVCDDDDDD from the coding sequence ATGAGCGCCCACCCGCTGCCCGATGTCACCGGCCCCGCCGCGCGCCGGGCGATCCGCTACGGCTGGTTCACCATCGGCTACAACCTCATCGAAGGCGTCATCGCCGTCACCGCCGGCCTGGCCGCATCCGCGGTCTCCCTGATCGGGTTCGGCGTCGATTCCGGAATCGAGGTCGCCGCCGCCGCAGTGGTGCTGACCCGGCTCACCGCAGAGCTACGCGGCGGGCACGCCGACGAAGCCAAGGAACGCCGGGCGCTGAAGTTCATCGCGTTCACGTTCTTCGCACTCGCGGCTTATGTGATCGTCGAAGGCATCCGCGACCTGGTCCTCGGCGAGAAGCCCGAGGCCAGCGTTGTCGGCATCATCCTGACCGGCGCGTCGATCATCATCATGCCGTGGCTGGCCCACGCGAAACGCAAAGCCGGCCTGGCCATGAACTCCCGGCTGGTCATCGCCGACGCCGCCGAGACAAAGCTCTGCGCCTGGCTGTCGGTCTCCACCTTCGCCGGCCTGCTCGCCTACGCCCTGCTCGGCTGGACCTGGCTGGACCCGGTCGCCGGGTTCGTCATCGCCGGGTTTGCGATCATGGAGGGCAGAGAAGCCTGGGAAGGCGAACTCGTCTGCGACGACGACGATGACGACTGA
- a CDS encoding ATP-binding protein — MAGNALDDLVLRSRTDTAETGIDFQIKRTASPTAADGAFIDVLHQCLDTMRQQSVALAEGRLQLGFAASGPRGPLEQLKRLTDLARSHATAETFLGVLVPGAVARDVRDRQKHVQDAVSKVLTARGESLGEAETEELTFELLKFLRVWIFEVGDDGRDVLEAQSRLATMLPAGGPGVHAVFSELRTLAETWGPSAGVIEAPMVRAALFARQIPLTADPRHRADLDRVLKASRQELAHTVDRMGGKLRLERVAAAEELVEAIGEGIVLVSGAAGVGKSVLARRAVKRLGDDATVVAVDLTTRSGDTLATIQQEFGVTHLETVLAAAPTTSPRILLIDGAEHALTDSGRLLESLLRAAPTGGSSSPPWMVVITCRTDAAGPLTEHLGNRLSTHIKLDELSDAEVAEVSIAFPTLAPLVRHPRSKRLLRRPFLVDLMVRSHTEPAEGDALGEEDILAVVHDKVVRRSEGLTPGHGSPHDRGVVWSTLAEAVIEGKGNSRLSLMNGAAVSGLVSDDILRRKSSTYRFAHDVLADYATAMRLTDDDGAALLTAASNARSLIRAVRLASQRKLADADGDPAEIRRVWAEILESCRDLAGRDGSRWTEVPFEALVSMGSPDGVLAALTSRLLADDGAALGTLIGITGRYATTSRYEPDGAQLLIDDVLAAPVVALVGVLADRVPERLTGAATRLIHRWLVSVELNGHRVAAFIANPTRLSASVARWAGEDRYGDRYESALAAVGLLGKHLSEEGRILMDRADGQDLDAVAEDPQAASALARDSPDLLLELAGRYYLDLPLTLDPDVPERRPARQGRRRRRRELSGYEEEEGVRDHSSRTSFRMNFGLAGPDWGPFATLLANSPRHGLRLVGEVVDAATAARIRVEQSFNEPSEVVLLRLKLPHWAESITYDGPATAWAWYRKSGNGAWVAMSALLALRGWAKAETASRPLPDVLDDVLGAGASVAFPAVAYSLLVSDLAAAGNYIDAFLEHPDVWDLEIGRVVIETSFSQPSEDEAALRVTPDRVAAWLALTADTKRQAALNTVGERLLVAAREVLGDPPDDDPRLSVPRRRALALDAAAYQSTPSREQPGAVEISLDVPADVQEELERGGGRAATLSLTLNHVMFSAMKIRDGQANDRSAAQIYAHTMKTLQSIAETPGAYSIHTADDARAIAAAAVATQAATGDDDDRALLPEAVRVLVQIANTSTAKPETYLSERDTSWDMGADRSAATALPTVLLNQDLLAASGAAHSDVATALKRLAGRKAREVRHRLTRALEPTWMQSCQDNKSHTANHATALTVYRELLLDAGIGPRSGQKRLQVRLTEPFEAALDEPAASIDLRMAADALPGLKTAAGCDCEHATEGRAMLAALVTHDLRAWPAAWGRHRDSSSGAWRQQMDAWVATEILSGDGGLLERYVNNFAKMPEQLTGLIAALSEHATSPEMGRQLFMIWPTILDRLLPAARHVPGPGESRPRTRQEADLDKALLPKPSDLSVWPGREWMRTMVRWVDAYAPRPKLCDRLIVCLAPTGLTFTPTGTQMILRMLGNNPARIPRDSQYIAAWLRLALLEQQENLEAQQPALRQLVDDLSALGSTEAVLIQRELEA, encoded by the coding sequence GTGGCGGGGAACGCCCTTGATGATCTAGTGCTGCGGTCGCGCACCGATACGGCTGAGACTGGCATCGACTTCCAGATTAAGCGAACAGCCTCTCCCACTGCCGCGGACGGGGCCTTCATCGATGTACTTCACCAGTGCCTCGATACCATGCGGCAGCAATCCGTGGCATTGGCCGAGGGCAGATTGCAGCTCGGGTTTGCAGCCTCGGGTCCCCGCGGCCCGCTGGAACAACTCAAGCGCTTGACCGATCTGGCCCGATCGCACGCCACAGCCGAAACCTTTTTGGGCGTACTGGTTCCCGGGGCCGTAGCGCGTGATGTTCGAGATCGGCAAAAACATGTCCAGGACGCGGTGAGCAAGGTACTGACGGCACGTGGCGAGAGTTTGGGAGAAGCGGAGACCGAGGAGCTGACGTTTGAGCTTCTCAAATTCTTACGAGTATGGATATTTGAGGTAGGGGACGACGGACGTGACGTGCTGGAGGCTCAGAGTCGACTGGCAACGATGCTGCCTGCCGGAGGGCCAGGAGTGCACGCCGTCTTTTCCGAGCTGAGAACGCTTGCGGAAACCTGGGGACCGAGTGCAGGAGTTATCGAGGCCCCAATGGTGCGAGCCGCACTCTTCGCCCGTCAGATTCCTTTAACGGCCGACCCGCGCCACCGAGCGGACCTCGATCGCGTCCTAAAGGCGTCCCGCCAGGAGCTGGCCCACACCGTGGACCGCATGGGCGGAAAGCTACGACTGGAGCGAGTTGCGGCAGCTGAGGAACTCGTTGAGGCCATCGGCGAAGGCATTGTGCTCGTGTCGGGAGCGGCTGGTGTAGGCAAGTCGGTCCTGGCCCGCCGTGCAGTCAAGCGACTCGGGGATGACGCGACCGTCGTGGCCGTCGACTTAACGACGCGTAGTGGAGACACGCTAGCCACAATCCAGCAGGAATTCGGTGTGACGCATCTTGAAACAGTGCTAGCTGCGGCGCCTACGACCAGTCCGCGGATATTGCTCATCGACGGCGCCGAACATGCACTGACAGACTCGGGTCGGCTGCTCGAGTCACTACTTCGGGCCGCTCCAACGGGCGGATCCAGCTCACCGCCGTGGATGGTCGTCATCACGTGCCGGACAGACGCAGCTGGCCCCCTCACCGAGCACTTGGGGAATCGGCTCTCAACTCACATCAAACTCGACGAGCTGTCTGACGCTGAGGTCGCCGAGGTCAGCATCGCTTTCCCCACCCTGGCACCATTGGTACGCCACCCGCGCAGCAAGCGGCTGCTGCGCCGGCCATTCCTAGTCGATCTCATGGTCCGTTCTCACACTGAACCCGCTGAAGGCGACGCACTCGGCGAGGAGGACATTCTCGCTGTGGTCCACGATAAGGTCGTACGCCGGAGCGAGGGTTTGACGCCCGGGCACGGCTCGCCGCATGACCGCGGCGTCGTTTGGAGCACGCTCGCCGAAGCGGTCATCGAAGGTAAAGGGAACAGTCGCCTATCACTGATGAACGGTGCGGCTGTAAGCGGCCTCGTCAGCGACGACATTCTTAGGCGTAAAAGCTCGACGTATCGTTTCGCCCACGACGTCCTAGCGGACTACGCAACTGCCATGCGACTGACCGATGACGACGGTGCCGCCCTTCTGACCGCAGCCAGTAATGCGCGGTCGCTCATACGGGCGGTAAGGCTGGCCTCGCAACGAAAGCTTGCCGACGCCGACGGCGACCCAGCTGAGATCCGGCGCGTATGGGCCGAGATTCTTGAATCTTGTCGAGACCTTGCCGGTCGCGACGGAAGCCGTTGGACTGAGGTGCCGTTCGAGGCACTGGTTTCGATGGGCAGTCCAGACGGCGTGTTGGCGGCGCTGACATCCAGACTGCTGGCGGACGATGGCGCGGCCCTCGGAACACTGATCGGCATCACTGGTCGCTATGCCACCACGTCACGCTACGAGCCGGACGGCGCGCAGCTTTTGATCGATGACGTGCTGGCTGCGCCGGTGGTGGCGCTCGTCGGAGTGCTCGCTGACCGCGTACCCGAACGGCTGACCGGCGCTGCGACCCGTCTGATCCATCGGTGGCTCGTCAGTGTTGAGCTCAACGGCCACCGGGTGGCCGCATTCATCGCCAATCCCACACGATTGAGCGCGTCAGTAGCCAGGTGGGCGGGTGAGGACCGGTACGGCGACCGATACGAATCGGCTCTGGCAGCGGTAGGGCTGCTTGGGAAACACCTCTCAGAGGAGGGCCGCATACTGATGGACCGCGCAGACGGGCAGGATCTCGACGCTGTGGCCGAGGACCCCCAGGCAGCTTCGGCACTAGCCCGCGACAGCCCCGACCTCCTGCTTGAGCTCGCTGGTCGCTACTACCTGGATCTGCCCTTGACTCTTGATCCTGATGTTCCAGAGCGCCGACCGGCCCGCCAGGGCCGGCGGAGACGTAGGAGGGAACTGTCGGGATACGAGGAAGAGGAAGGTGTCCGCGACCACTCCAGTAGGACGTCGTTCCGCATGAACTTCGGGCTGGCGGGACCGGACTGGGGACCCTTCGCGACGCTCCTGGCAAACTCACCTCGGCATGGCCTACGCCTGGTCGGAGAAGTCGTAGACGCAGCTACGGCCGCGCGGATACGAGTCGAGCAGTCCTTCAACGAACCATCGGAGGTCGTACTCCTTCGACTGAAACTGCCGCACTGGGCTGAGTCCATCACCTACGACGGACCCGCTACCGCGTGGGCCTGGTACCGGAAATCAGGCAACGGTGCCTGGGTCGCGATGTCGGCTCTCTTGGCGTTGCGCGGATGGGCGAAGGCGGAAACCGCAAGTCGCCCCCTGCCCGATGTACTCGATGATGTACTGGGAGCCGGTGCGAGCGTGGCCTTTCCCGCAGTGGCCTACTCCCTGCTTGTCTCGGACCTCGCAGCGGCCGGTAATTATATCGACGCGTTCCTCGAACACCCTGACGTTTGGGACCTGGAGATCGGCCGGGTAGTCATCGAGACCAGCTTCAGCCAGCCGTCCGAGGACGAAGCAGCCCTTCGTGTGACTCCGGACCGCGTAGCCGCATGGCTTGCACTAACAGCTGATACCAAGCGCCAAGCAGCATTGAACACTGTCGGCGAACGGCTCTTAGTAGCGGCGCGCGAAGTCCTAGGCGACCCGCCGGACGACGACCCTAGGTTGTCAGTTCCGCGCCGCCGGGCACTCGCCCTCGACGCTGCGGCATACCAATCCACCCCATCTCGAGAACAACCAGGCGCCGTGGAAATCTCACTCGACGTACCGGCCGACGTGCAAGAAGAACTCGAACGCGGTGGCGGCCGGGCAGCGACGCTGAGCCTGACCCTGAACCACGTGATGTTCAGCGCCATGAAGATCCGCGATGGACAAGCAAACGACCGATCAGCGGCGCAGATCTACGCCCACACTATGAAGACCTTGCAATCGATCGCTGAAACACCCGGCGCCTACTCGATCCACACAGCCGACGACGCGCGGGCAATAGCTGCCGCCGCAGTCGCGACGCAGGCCGCCACAGGCGACGACGACGACCGAGCACTGCTCCCTGAAGCCGTCAGGGTACTCGTCCAGATTGCGAACACCAGCACCGCGAAGCCGGAAACCTACCTCTCTGAGCGCGACACCAGTTGGGACATGGGCGCCGACCGGTCAGCCGCCACGGCACTACCCACAGTCCTCCTAAATCAGGACTTGCTGGCCGCAAGCGGTGCTGCGCACTCTGACGTAGCCACAGCACTCAAACGGCTGGCGGGACGCAAAGCCCGCGAGGTCCGGCACCGCCTCACACGGGCCCTTGAGCCAACGTGGATGCAAAGCTGCCAAGACAACAAGTCCCACACGGCGAACCACGCGACGGCCTTGACGGTGTATCGCGAACTGCTTCTGGACGCTGGGATCGGGCCACGCAGCGGACAGAAGCGGCTACAGGTGCGACTGACGGAACCGTTCGAAGCTGCACTCGACGAGCCTGCTGCCAGCATCGATCTGCGTATGGCTGCCGACGCCTTACCCGGTCTCAAGACTGCGGCCGGTTGCGACTGCGAACACGCAACGGAGGGCCGCGCCATGCTCGCTGCGCTCGTGACTCACGATTTGCGAGCCTGGCCAGCAGCGTGGGGGCGTCACCGTGACAGCAGTTCTGGCGCCTGGCGTCAACAGATGGACGCCTGGGTCGCGACTGAGATCTTGTCCGGCGACGGCGGCCTGCTTGAGCGCTACGTAAACAATTTCGCCAAGATGCCAGAGCAGCTGACCGGTCTGATAGCCGCCCTCTCGGAACATGCAACCTCACCGGAGATGGGCCGGCAGCTGTTCATGATCTGGCCCACGATCCTGGACCGTCTTCTGCCCGCTGCCCGACACGTGCCTGGACCCGGCGAAAGCCGACCGCGCACACGTCAGGAGGCAGACCTCGATAAGGCGCTACTTCCTAAGCCCTCGGATCTCTCGGTCTGGCCAGGCCGCGAGTGGATGCGGACGATGGTGCGATGGGTAGACGCATACGCGCCACGGCCAAAGCTTTGCGACAGACTCATCGTTTGCCTGGCGCCAACAGGGCTGACGTTCACTCCAACCGGGACACAGATGATCTTGCGAATGTTGGGAAACAATCCGGCCCGCATTCCGCGCGATAGCCAGTACATCGCTGCATGGCTGCGTCTAGCCCTGCTGGAACAGCAGGAAAATCTGGAGGCTCAGCAACCGGCCCTGCGGCAACTAGTCGATGACCTGTCCGCTCTGGGATCAACCGAAGCGGTTTTGATTCAGCGCGAACTAGAGGCGTAG
- a CDS encoding ArsR/SmtB family transcription factor has product MIQKGLVTTPPRPELAPAAALFRSLGDPTRLAILRRLAQGEVRVVDLTVQLGMAQSTVSAHLACLRDCALITGRPQGRQMFYALAQPQLLDLLTAAESLLAATGHAVALCPTYGTDTCEDTCR; this is encoded by the coding sequence ATGATACAAAAGGGGCTAGTCACAACACCTCCAAGACCGGAGCTGGCTCCGGCCGCAGCCTTGTTCCGCAGCCTGGGTGACCCGACCCGCCTGGCGATCCTGCGCCGGCTCGCCCAAGGAGAAGTTCGGGTGGTCGACCTGACCGTCCAGCTGGGCATGGCCCAGTCCACCGTCTCGGCGCATCTGGCCTGCCTGCGCGACTGCGCACTGATCACCGGCCGCCCGCAAGGCCGGCAGATGTTCTACGCCCTGGCCCAGCCGCAGCTACTCGACCTGCTCACCGCCGCCGAAAGCCTGCTGGCAGCCACCGGGCACGCCGTCGCTCTCTGCCCCACCTACGGCACCGACACCTGTGAGGACACCTGCCGATGA